In Ogataea parapolymorpha DL-1 chromosome I, whole genome shotgun sequence, the following are encoded in one genomic region:
- a CDS encoding Conserved hypothetical membrane protein encodes MGTFDNKTFRSKRQQAEYERSFIGRYQALIKKNSFLYLGLPMMLSVAFGSVILSKFTALRYEQRDEKVKELDEQQALDLATKKRKVDIKEEYYKLQGLLDEHENWEPKRVERLPGESENVF; translated from the coding sequence ATGGGCACCTTCGACAATAAGACATTTCGCTCCAAGCGACAACAGGCAGAATACGAACGCTCTTTCATAGGCCGCTATCAAGCCCTaatcaagaagaactcATTTTTGTATCTCGGTCTTCCGATGATGTTGTCTGTGGCCTTTGGTTCGGTGATTCTCTCCAAATTTACGGCATTGCGTTACGAGCAAAGGGATGAGAAAGTGAAAGAACTTGACGAGCAACAAGCACTTGACCTTGCCACTAAAAAGCGGAAAGTTGATATTAAAGAAGAATACTACAAACTTCAAGGCCTTCTGGATGAGCACGAGAATTGGGAACCCAAGAGAGTCGAAAGACTTCCTGGGGAATCTGAAAATGTGTTTTGA